A single region of the Mycobacterium lentiflavum genome encodes:
- the murG gene encoding undecaprenyldiphospho-muramoylpentapeptide beta-N-acetylglucosaminyltransferase, whose protein sequence is MNHTVTQPTGGQGASPSPAGALSVVLAGGGTAGHVEPAMAVADALSALDPQVRITALGTARGLETRLVPERGYHLELITPVPLPRKPSGDLARLPPRVWRAVRETRSVLDVVDADVVVGFGGYVALPAYLAARGFPRFRRRIPVLIHEANARAGLANRVGARSADRVLSAVPDSGLRRAEVVGVPVRATIASLDRASLRGQARRHFGFADDARVLLVFGGSQGAVSLNRAVSGAAAELAAAGVSVLHAHGPKNTLELREPRGGDPPYRAVPYLDRMDLAYAAADLVICRSGAMTVAEVSAVGLPAIYVPLPIGNGEQRLNALPVVNAGGGTVVSDAVLTPALVAREVSGLLSDPPRLAAMTAAAARVGHPDAARQVAAAALDIARQARATGPRSGRRAGRTP, encoded by the coding sequence GTGAACCACACGGTCACGCAGCCGACCGGCGGGCAGGGGGCAAGTCCCTCGCCCGCCGGTGCCCTGTCGGTGGTGCTGGCCGGCGGCGGCACGGCCGGCCATGTGGAGCCCGCGATGGCCGTCGCCGATGCCCTGAGCGCGCTGGATCCCCAGGTCCGAATCACCGCGCTGGGCACCGCGCGTGGGCTTGAGACCCGGCTGGTGCCCGAACGCGGCTACCACCTCGAGCTGATCACCCCGGTGCCGCTGCCCCGCAAACCCAGCGGTGACCTGGCCCGGCTGCCGCCACGGGTATGGCGCGCCGTGCGCGAGACCCGCTCGGTGCTTGACGTCGTCGACGCCGACGTGGTGGTGGGTTTCGGCGGCTACGTCGCCCTGCCGGCCTATCTCGCCGCCCGCGGTTTCCCCAGGTTCCGGCGTCGTATCCCGGTGCTCATCCATGAGGCCAACGCCCGCGCCGGGTTGGCGAATCGCGTCGGTGCCCGCTCGGCGGACCGGGTGCTGTCCGCGGTGCCGGATTCCGGGCTGCGCCGCGCCGAGGTGGTCGGGGTGCCGGTGCGCGCGACGATCGCCTCGCTGGATCGCGCGTCGCTGCGGGGCCAGGCGCGCCGGCACTTCGGATTCGCCGACGACGCGCGGGTGCTGCTGGTGTTCGGCGGTTCGCAGGGCGCGGTCTCGCTCAACCGGGCGGTCTCGGGGGCCGCCGCGGAGCTGGCCGCCGCGGGCGTGTCCGTGCTGCACGCGCACGGGCCCAAGAACACCCTCGAGCTGCGCGAACCCCGCGGCGGCGATCCGCCGTACCGGGCGGTGCCGTATCTGGACCGGATGGACCTGGCGTATGCGGCCGCCGACCTGGTCATCTGCCGCTCCGGGGCGATGACGGTCGCCGAGGTGTCGGCGGTGGGCCTGCCGGCCATCTACGTTCCGCTCCCGATCGGCAACGGCGAGCAGCGACTCAACGCGCTGCCGGTGGTCAACGCCGGCGGTGGCACGGTCGTCTCCGACGCCGTCCTGACGCCGGCCCTGGTGGCCCGGGAGGTGAGCGGGCTGCTTAGCGACCCGCCGCGGCTGGCGGCGATGACCGCGGCCGCCGCCCGGGTAGGGCATCCGGACGCGGCGCGCCAGGTCGCCGCGGCGGCCCTGGACATCGCGCGACAAGCACGGGCTACGGGGCCGAGGTCTGGCCGGAGGGCCGGGAGAACGCCGTGA
- the ftsW gene encoding putative lipid II flippase FtsW, protein MTDAEAPTDATQAPEASGAPGPDQTPEQPPAAAKVQFKDPQESPRARFGAWLHRPMTSFHLIVAIAGLLTTLGLTMVLSASGVRSYGDDGSAWVIFGKQVLWTVIGVFGAYVSMRMPVRFLRRVAFPGYVVTIILLVLVLVPGIGNLANGSRKWFVVAGFSMQPSELAKIAFAIWGAHLLASRRMERASLREMLIPLVPAAVIALGLIVAQPDLGQTVSMGIILLALLWYAGLPLRVFGASLLAVFMAGAVLAMSAGYRSDRVRSWINPENDPQDTGYQARQAKFALAHGGIFGDGLGQGTAKWNYLPNAHNDFIFAIIGEELGFIGAFGLLALFGLFAYTGMRIARRSADPFLRLLTATTTMWILGQAFINIGYVIGVLPVTGLQLPLISAGGTSTAATLFMIGIMCNAARHEPEAVAALRAGRDDKMNRLLRLPLPEPYSPTRLESFRDRKSQPRAPRPPAPARGRQAPARKAEPPARRARREPEPPLRPVFPRTPVRAEPRSRHHGSDQRNPRQGAGQRQTRRARALEGQRYG, encoded by the coding sequence GTGACGGATGCCGAGGCGCCGACGGATGCGACGCAGGCCCCCGAGGCGTCCGGCGCCCCCGGGCCGGACCAGACCCCGGAGCAGCCGCCAGCGGCGGCAAAAGTCCAGTTCAAGGATCCGCAGGAGAGTCCGCGCGCCCGGTTCGGCGCGTGGCTGCACCGCCCGATGACGTCTTTTCACCTGATCGTCGCGATCGCCGGATTGCTGACCACGCTGGGCCTGACCATGGTGCTGTCGGCCTCGGGTGTGCGGTCCTACGGCGACGACGGCTCGGCGTGGGTGATCTTCGGCAAACAGGTCCTGTGGACGGTCATCGGGGTCTTCGGGGCCTATGTGTCGATGCGGATGCCGGTGCGCTTCCTGCGTCGGGTGGCCTTCCCGGGCTACGTCGTCACCATCATCCTGCTGGTGCTGGTGCTCGTGCCCGGCATCGGAAACCTCGCCAACGGGTCGCGGAAGTGGTTCGTCGTCGCTGGCTTCTCGATGCAGCCCTCTGAGCTGGCCAAGATCGCATTCGCCATCTGGGGTGCGCACCTGCTGGCTTCGCGGCGCATGGAGCGGGCCTCGCTGCGCGAGATGCTGATCCCGCTGGTGCCGGCGGCGGTCATCGCGCTCGGGCTGATCGTCGCCCAGCCCGACCTCGGGCAGACGGTGTCGATGGGCATCATCCTGCTGGCCCTGCTGTGGTACGCCGGCCTGCCGCTGCGAGTCTTCGGCGCCTCGCTGCTCGCGGTCTTCATGGCCGGCGCGGTGCTGGCCATGTCCGCCGGTTACCGGTCGGACCGGGTGCGCTCCTGGATCAACCCGGAGAACGACCCGCAGGACACCGGCTACCAGGCGCGTCAGGCGAAGTTCGCGCTGGCCCACGGCGGCATCTTCGGCGACGGCCTCGGCCAGGGCACCGCGAAATGGAACTACCTGCCCAATGCGCACAACGACTTCATCTTCGCGATCATCGGCGAGGAGCTGGGCTTCATCGGCGCCTTCGGGCTGCTGGCGCTGTTCGGGTTGTTCGCCTATACCGGGATGCGGATCGCGCGCCGCTCGGCCGACCCCTTCCTGCGGCTGCTGACCGCCACCACCACGATGTGGATCCTCGGTCAGGCCTTCATCAACATCGGCTACGTGATCGGCGTGCTGCCGGTGACCGGTCTGCAGCTGCCATTGATATCGGCGGGCGGAACATCCACGGCTGCAACGCTATTCATGATCGGCATCATGTGTAACGCGGCGCGCCATGAGCCCGAAGCGGTGGCGGCACTGCGCGCCGGGCGCGATGACAAGATGAACCGGCTGCTGCGGTTGCCGCTGCCCGAGCCGTATTCGCCGACTCGCCTCGAGTCGTTCCGCGACCGCAAGTCGCAGCCGCGAGCGCCGCGACCGCCCGCCCCGGCACGTGGGCGTCAGGCCCCGGCCCGGAAAGCCGAGCCACCTGCGCGTAGGGCACGCCGAGAGCCCGAGCCGCCCCTGCGACCGGTTTTTCCGCGGACACCTGTCCGCGCCGAACCCCGCTCAAGGCATCATGGATCTGATCAGCGCAACCCCAGACAGGGAGCCGGTCAGCGTCAAACACGGCGCGCTCGCGCACTGGAAGGTCAGCGTTACGGGTGA